The nucleotide window ATTAGATATTAAAGATATTAGGAAGTAAAGACACTAAAAAATAGAACTATTAAAAATAGAATATTTTACTATTCAAATCTTTATTGGGAGATAAATATTTATAAATAATCTATTACACCGGGGGTGAAGATGTGGAAGCAGTAAACCAGAAAAACAAAGAGATTTTAGTTGGTTCTCACGTGCGTTACAGTGGTACTGGTAGTGCAGGGGAGGTTTTAAGTGTTCGAAGTGATGAAGATGGTGTTTGGGCTAAAATGGACACCACTGAGTTATGGTACAACAGTCGTTATCTTGAACTTTTGAACGAAGAAGAGTACAATCGATTCAAAAGAAGAGAATCCCGACGTAATGCTACTAAATCCAGTGATGAAACTGATGATAAGGAAGTCACTAAGAAAAAGCTGGAAAGCATTAAAAAGAACCTGGAAGACATAGACATGAGCAATGAACTGTGTGATGGTGGAGGTTAAAACTCCACTTTTTTTATCTATTTGCTTCTTTATCTTTATTTAATTTTTTTTCTATTTATGTTAATTTTGATATTTAATTCTCAATACAATTGATATGGCTTATTCTGGGATTTTATAACTTATTCTGGTATTTAATATCTTATTTTAAGATTTAATATCTTATTGGGTAATTTAATTCATTCTACATTTTAATTCTCTATTTAATGGAGATAGTTTTATATTAAATGAGTTTCAAAAAAAATACAAACCGACGGTCGGTTTGCAGGAGGTAAGGATGGTTCCAAGAAAACCACGAGATGAAAGAATAAATGAAATAACGCAGGCAGCAATTGATGTATTCCTGGAAAAAGGTTATGAAAATACCACAATGGATGCCATTGCTAAAAAAGCAGGGATAAGCAAGGGTGGACTTTACCATTACTTCCCCAGCAAAGAAATGGTGTTGATCTTTGCCAATGAAAAAATAAGCCAGAAAGTCAAGGAAATAATGACCAATGCTTCAAAATGTAATTCAGTTAAAGGGGGAATACTGTACTACATAGAAAATTACATTTGTTACTGGCTGAAAAATCCCAAAGAAACTGCATTCCTCTTTCTTTCAATTGCAAAGATGATGGAAAATCCAGATTTATTAAAGTACTACCAGCAGTACACCTCGGATTACATAGCATTCTTTGAAGGTGCATTCTCCCTGGGAATCAAAATGGGAGAATTCAAAGAACACAATGCTAGAACCAGTGCCATAACATTGATGGCAGCACTGGACGGTGTTTTAAGCTACATGATATTCGATGAAAATCTAATACTGGAAGAAGTTGTTCAACATTTTGAGGAAAAATTCATAACACCCATCGAGGTCTAATTTGGGGATTACATGAATAATAAAAGACAAAAAATCCGAAAAACAACATTACTCATATCATTTTTACTCTTTCCAGTTACATTATTTTATTTTTCCCCATTTTTGATTATGTGGGGAGCATCACTTGGAATAATAACTGGAAGCTTTTTAACCTTCACTGCACTGTTTATACTGTCCCTGTTTTTTGGTAGGGCATTCTGCGGATGGGCCTGCCCAACCGGTGGAGTTCAGGAATATTGTTTTTCAATAAACAATGGAAACACTAGAGGAGGGAAATATAACTGGATTAAATACTTCCTATTTGTCCCCTGGATAGCCACCATAGCACTTCTGGCTGTGATGGCTGGAGGATTAAATACCATTGATCCATTATTCATGACCAAATATGGTGTTTCCATCTCAGAACCAGCCATATATATTGTTTACTATGGAATCATCTTAACAACAATCATAATTGCTATCCTGGCGGGTAAAAGGGCTAACTGCCATTACTTCTGCTTCATAGCCCCATTCATGATCATAGGGACAAAGATTAAAAATTTCTTCCGATGGCCCTCCCTTCACCTTAAAGCCAATAAAGAACTGTGTGTGGAATGTAAATTATGTAAAAATTGTCCAATGAGTCTTGATGTGAAAGAAAAAGTATTAAAAGAAGATATGCACGACTTTGAATGTATTTTATGTGGAAAATGTGTGGATTCATGCCCTAAAGGAGCTATAAAATATTCTTTTGGCATCCCCAAAAAGAGGTAGATGAAAATGGAAACAGTGGATTTTTACTTTTTCTCCGGAACTGGGAACACCTTACTTGTGGTTAAAAAGATGCAGGAAACCTTCCAGGAGAACGGTATCCCGGTGAATCTGTACAAAATAGAAGAATCAAATCCTGAAGATGTTAATTTAGAGCACACCATTGGGTTGGGATTTCCAATAGCAGAATTATCCACCTATAACTTCGTATGGAAGTTCATCAGGGCACTTCCAGTAACTGATTCAGCTACAGAGGTCTTTATGGTGGACACCCTGGGCGGATTTTCAGGGGGAATTGTGGGTCCAGTGCATGAAATAGTCAAAAAGAAGGGATACAAACCTGTTGGAGCTAAAGAGATTGTAATGCCTCCCAACATATTCTACATTCAAGATGAGGAAACCTGCCATGAAAAGGTTCAAAAAGGACTCCTAAAAGCAGAAGAGTATGCCCTGGATTTAATCAACGAGAAATCAAGATGGGGAAGGGTCCCGTTACTTTCTGATGCACTTTACTACACATCCATTGCCAGTTTGAAGATCACAGAATCCAATCTCAACCAGAAACTGTTGCGCCTGCAAACAGATAACCAAGAATGCCGCAAGTGCAGTATATGTGTAAGGCTCTGCCCTGTGGATAACATAACCCTGGAAGAAGGAAATTATCCAGAGCATGGTTTTAACTGCGAGTACTGTTTAAGATGCACATCTTTATGTCCCCGTGGAGCTATTTCCTGCCCATGTAATTACAAGGGTAAAACGTATAGGGCAGTTAAGGCCAAGGACTTTCTAAAATAGCTTTAATAATAAAATAGGTTTACCCATAAAAATAGCTTTAGTAATAAAATCGTTTTACCAATAAAATCGTTTTAACATTAAAATAGGTTTACCATGTTAAGTTAACTATTATTAAACAAAAGCTGTGATATTGTCTGAGGTACTTCCACAAGAGGTACTTCCAAAAATCAGCGGTTAAATTAAAATATTATACAAAAAGTTCAATAAAATTAAACTAAAAACCAGCTAAATTTTAAAACCCTTTTCAATAAATCTTAAGGAGATTCTAAAAATGCCAAATTTAAATGAAAAAAACATTGACGTGGAGGGACTGGCCCAAGATGCAGTGAATGATAAGGATATTTTTCAGGAACTGAAAGAGGGGGTGCGATCCAAGGATAACACCATCCGACAGAACAGTTTCAAGGCCATGCAAGTAATAGCCGAGGATAATCCCCATTTCCTGTATTCTGAATGGGATTACTTCCAGGAAATGCTTCTAAGCCCCAATAACTACCATAAATACATAGCCATCTACATATTGGCCAGTTTAACCAGTGTGGATAATGATAATAAGTTTGAAGAGATATTTGATGATTATTATGGGATACTGGCGGGGGATAAAGCCATGACTGCATCCCATGTTGCTTTAAATTCCAGTGTGATGGCTCATAATAAGCCTAACCTCAGATCCCAGATTGTGGATATACTCATGAATATTGATGAGATTCACCAGGGCAAGCAGAAGGAACTCATCAAGGCCTATGCTATTGAGGCCCTTGGCAAAATCTACCCTGAATCAGAGGATAAAGAACTTATTGAAAATTATGTAAAATCCCAGAGGGATAGTAAAAGTCCCAAGACCCGTTCCATGGCGCAGTGTTTTCTGGACCGGTGTTAAGAAAAATTAATATACTATGAAATCCCCAAAATTGTTTAAGGGGTAAAAATGGTAAGTATGGTCCGTACTACAGAGTCCCACCAATTCCCACAGCGGAAAAATAAATTCAAGAAAATGGTGGGCCAAATCTGGTCCAAGCGGGGATCTAACCCATCCAGTAAAAAACCACCCAAACTGGCATTGCTGAAATATTCCACAAAAAAGAACGAATCAACCAACTGGTTATCTAAAAACCCGGAACGGTGGAAAAAGTTCCAGAAAGAGTACCAGGATGAGTTTGAAGATAAAATTAAACTCATGGATGAAATCAGGGATAAGAAAAAAGGCAATGAATCATTGTATAGGTTCTTCACGGCGGAAGATCCTAATTTTTAGGAAGATCCTAATTTTAGTTAGTGGGTTTTTTGGGGTTAAAAAAAGAGTTTCCTAATGTTAATCAGCGTTTTTTTAAGATCAATACTCATTTTTATTATAATCAAATTATTTTAAATCAACTGAAAATCATATTATTATATAATCAATTAAATGAGAATTTAAAATTAAAAATTATGTAATGAAATGTTCTTATTAATGGGAGGGGGATAACTCGGGGAAGTTTTGGAGTGATTAAAGCAATAAGGTAATTAAAATATGAGAATAGTTAAATTCAGTAGAATAATTTCAAATTATTTAAAATGAATTTCAATACTATCTTAAAAATTGTCAGGCTCGGACGCTTACAATTCATTTTAGGAGGGTTTTTATTCTTTTGTGCCGGAGCTTTACTGGCTCTTTTATTAAATGCCCAATTCAATTTGGAAAAATTGATAATGGGATATGCGGCTTTATTTGCTGCACATTTATCTGTTTCTTACAGTAATGATTACTTCGACTTTGAGGTGGACCAGTTTCAGAAACCCACCCGTTTTTCAGGGGGAAGTGGAGTTCTGGTTACCAATCCTGAGCTTCGTGAGTTTTCTAAAAATTTTGCCCTGCTTCTCATGGGATTATCCATTTTCCTGGCCATTATCACCACTATCCTCTTTCAGTTACCTGTTTCATTCTTTATTTTGATATTAGGTGGAAACCTCCTGGGATGGTACTACTCTGCCCCTCCTCTTAGATTATCTTATAGGGGGTTAAGCGAATTAGCGACGGTATTAACCGGATTTATTGTGCCTGGGATTGGTTATGTGATTTTAATGGGAAAATTGGATCTAAATTTCCTCATTTTTGCCATACCCCTGATGCTCTATGAGCTGCTCTTTATCATCAATGTGGAGATACCAGATATGGAAGCAGATAGTTTAGGGGGTAAAAAAACTGCAGTAGTAGTTCACGGTCGTCAATTTGGGTTTATAATAGGGGCTATAGCTGCAGTAATGGCGACATTATCATTCCTTTTCATGCCCCTCATTAATCTAAACATTTCCAGCATCAACTGGACTATAATTACTATTTTTTCATTAATCCCTCTGGGATTGGGTGTATTAAGTGTCAGGAAAAAACCAGTTAACCGAAAATCTGCC belongs to uncultured Methanobacterium sp. and includes:
- a CDS encoding TetR/AcrR family transcriptional regulator — its product is MVPRKPRDERINEITQAAIDVFLEKGYENTTMDAIAKKAGISKGGLYHYFPSKEMVLIFANEKISQKVKEIMTNASKCNSVKGGILYYIENYICYWLKNPKETAFLFLSIAKMMENPDLLKYYQQYTSDYIAFFEGAFSLGIKMGEFKEHNARTSAITLMAALDGVLSYMIFDENLILEEVVQHFEEKFITPIEV
- a CDS encoding prenyltransferase; this encodes MNFNTILKIVRLGRLQFILGGFLFFCAGALLALLLNAQFNLEKLIMGYAALFAAHLSVSYSNDYFDFEVDQFQKPTRFSGGSGVLVTNPELREFSKNFALLLMGLSIFLAIITTILFQLPVSFFILILGGNLLGWYYSAPPLRLSYRGLSELATVLTGFIVPGIGYVILMGKLDLNFLIFAIPLMLYELLFIINVEIPDMEADSLGGKKTAVVVHGRQFGFIIGAIAAVMATLSFLFMPLINLNISSINWTIITIFSLIPLGLGVLSVRKKPVNRKSAIKLVNHNLLSLSIFIILVNTYFIYSI
- a CDS encoding DUF2098 domain-containing protein; this translates as MEAVNQKNKEILVGSHVRYSGTGSAGEVLSVRSDEDGVWAKMDTTELWYNSRYLELLNEEEYNRFKRRESRRNATKSSDETDDKEVTKKKLESIKKNLEDIDMSNELCDGGG
- a CDS encoding EFR1 family ferrodoxin (N-terminal region resembles flavodoxins. C-terminal ferrodoxin region binds two 4Fe-4S clusters.) — translated: METVDFYFFSGTGNTLLVVKKMQETFQENGIPVNLYKIEESNPEDVNLEHTIGLGFPIAELSTYNFVWKFIRALPVTDSATEVFMVDTLGGFSGGIVGPVHEIVKKKGYKPVGAKEIVMPPNIFYIQDEETCHEKVQKGLLKAEEYALDLINEKSRWGRVPLLSDALYYTSIASLKITESNLNQKLLRLQTDNQECRKCSICVRLCPVDNITLEEGNYPEHGFNCEYCLRCTSLCPRGAISCPCNYKGKTYRAVKAKDFLK
- a CDS encoding 4Fe-4S binding protein, which produces MNNKRQKIRKTTLLISFLLFPVTLFYFSPFLIMWGASLGIITGSFLTFTALFILSLFFGRAFCGWACPTGGVQEYCFSINNGNTRGGKYNWIKYFLFVPWIATIALLAVMAGGLNTIDPLFMTKYGVSISEPAIYIVYYGIILTTIIIAILAGKRANCHYFCFIAPFMIIGTKIKNFFRWPSLHLKANKELCVECKLCKNCPMSLDVKEKVLKEDMHDFECILCGKCVDSCPKGAIKYSFGIPKKR